A section of the Rhodobacteraceae bacterium M382 genome encodes:
- the ybgC gene encoding tol-pal system-associated acyl-CoA thioesterase, translating to MPHEFPVSVYYEDTDMGGIVYHANYLRFIERARSHWVRSIGQDQNALREAGLIFAVSRIEADYLAPARFEDALIVETTVAAVSPARLTLHQTVRRDGTDLFRAVVTVICMTLAGKPQRLPAEIRAFL from the coding sequence ATGCCCCATGAGTTCCCGGTGAGCGTCTACTATGAAGACACCGACATGGGCGGTATTGTCTATCATGCGAACTATCTGCGTTTCATTGAACGGGCGCGCAGTCATTGGGTGCGCTCCATTGGGCAGGATCAGAACGCGCTGCGCGAGGCTGGATTGATCTTTGCCGTTTCCCGGATCGAAGCTGATTATCTAGCACCGGCCCGGTTTGAGGATGCATTGATCGTCGAAACCACAGTCGCTGCGGTGTCACCCGCCCGGCTGACCCTGCACCAAACCGTGCGCCGTGATGGCACGGATCTGTTTCGGGCTGTGGTCACGGTCATCTGCATGACGCTGGCGGGAAAACCTCAGCGTCTCCCGGCAGAGATTCGCGCATTCCTGTAA
- the tolQ gene encoding protein TolQ — protein sequence MEAETLALAQEIDFSMWGLFARATLTVKLVMVVLVVASTWSWGIIIQKLLNYHSARAEADKFDRSFWSGEPLDGLFDQIGTQPSGSSEKIFAAGMIEWRRSHRNDGGLIAGAQARIDRSMDVAINKESEALQKGLPVLATVGSTAPFIGLFGTVWGIMSAFIEIAEQQNTNLAVVAPGIAEALLATGLGLLAAIPAVIFYNKLSADSDRIVAGYEAFADEFATILSRQLDA from the coding sequence ATGGAAGCAGAAACTCTGGCTTTGGCACAGGAGATTGATTTCTCCATGTGGGGGCTTTTCGCGCGGGCCACTTTGACGGTCAAGCTGGTCATGGTGGTGTTGGTTGTGGCCTCGACCTGGTCCTGGGGTATCATCATCCAGAAACTCTTGAATTATCACTCGGCCCGGGCCGAGGCGGACAAATTCGACCGGTCCTTTTGGTCGGGCGAGCCTCTGGATGGTCTGTTCGACCAGATTGGCACCCAACCTTCGGGATCGTCTGAAAAGATCTTTGCCGCGGGGATGATCGAATGGCGGCGCAGCCACCGCAACGACGGCGGGTTGATTGCAGGTGCCCAGGCGCGCATCGACCGGTCGATGGATGTCGCAATCAACAAGGAATCCGAAGCGCTGCAAAAGGGGCTGCCGGTGTTGGCCACCGTGGGGTCCACAGCGCCGTTCATCGGCTTGTTCGGTACTGTTTGGGGGATCATGTCGGCCTTTATCGAAATTGCCGAACAGCAAAACACCAATCTGGCCGTTGTGGCACCTGGGATTGCCGAGGCGTTGCTGGCCACAGGGTTGGGGCTGCTCGCAGCGATTCCGGCTGTCATCTTTTATAATAAACTGAGCGCCGACAGTGATCGGATCGTCGCAGGCTATGAGGCCTTTGCGGACGAGTTCGCCACGATCCTCAGCCGCCAGCTGGACGCCTGA
- the tolR gene encoding protein TolR, producing MGAGVQQNAPEARRRGRRRHRSRPMAEINVTPFVDVMLVLLIIFMVAAPLMTVGVPVELPKTAAGALPGDDEEPLTVTITATGDVQIQTTSVNPAELVGKLRAIAAERSSDRVYLRADGGIAYEQVMQVMGALNAGGFTNVGLVTDTGGPKLDAGTTGQGE from the coding sequence ATGGGGGCCGGGGTTCAGCAGAACGCTCCCGAGGCGCGACGCCGTGGACGCAGGCGCCACCGATCGCGGCCCATGGCCGAGATCAATGTGACCCCCTTTGTTGACGTGATGCTGGTGTTGCTCATCATCTTTATGGTGGCTGCTCCGTTGATGACGGTTGGGGTTCCGGTCGAGCTGCCCAAAACGGCGGCTGGTGCCCTTCCGGGCGATGATGAGGAACCTTTGACCGTGACCATTACCGCAACCGGGGATGTGCAGATCCAGACAACATCCGTAAACCCCGCCGAACTGGTGGGCAAGCTGCGCGCCATTGCGGCTGAGCGTAGTTCGGACCGGGTGTATTTGCGCGCGGATGGGGGGATCGCCTATGAACAGGTCATGCAGGTGATGGGTGCGCTGAATGCAGGTGGATTTACGAATGTGGGGCTGGTGACGGACACTGGTGGTCCAAAATTGGATGCTGGCACAACCGGCCAGGGTGAGTGA
- a CDS encoding energy transducer TonB — protein MQTGSKISVAIHLGLVGWALFGGTFDSEPLPFDVQEVAVISAQEFEALSARPATPELSNDPAALVQPTPVPDAPTPDPVEDVAPVVKPPEPTAPPVAEQTPPTPQLPDPLPEPDVADTTSVIASLPEPTPEPEPLAPLVAKRPKTRPADRVAPVPVAPPPPEAVPDPVQQPEIAATEGADAEREVQEATAPEEASDRIETEANREEETQTAALAPARSLRPPSNRPERPTERPAQPAQRDAVADALAEALTGAQTSPQTDATEQADIPTGPPLSAGEKDALRVAVSSCWNVGSLSSEALNTTVVLAVSMSQQGKPDVGSIRMLSSEGGSAAAAKQAYEAARRAVIRCGAKGYNLPADKYAQWRDIEMTFNPERMRIK, from the coding sequence GTGCAGACCGGCAGCAAAATTTCCGTGGCGATCCACCTGGGACTGGTGGGGTGGGCGCTCTTTGGCGGGACGTTTGACAGCGAGCCGTTGCCATTTGATGTACAGGAGGTTGCGGTGATTTCGGCCCAGGAGTTCGAAGCGTTGAGCGCACGACCTGCCACGCCAGAGCTGTCGAACGATCCTGCTGCTTTGGTGCAGCCAACGCCCGTCCCTGACGCACCGACACCGGACCCGGTGGAAGACGTGGCCCCTGTGGTCAAACCGCCGGAACCGACGGCACCTCCGGTCGCGGAACAGACGCCACCGACTCCGCAACTGCCCGATCCGTTGCCGGAACCCGACGTTGCCGACACCACGTCAGTGATTGCAAGCTTGCCCGAGCCAACACCAGAACCCGAGCCTTTGGCCCCCTTGGTGGCCAAACGCCCCAAAACCCGTCCGGCGGACCGGGTTGCGCCCGTGCCCGTCGCCCCGCCGCCGCCCGAGGCCGTCCCAGACCCGGTTCAACAGCCCGAAATTGCGGCAACAGAAGGTGCGGACGCCGAGCGTGAGGTTCAGGAGGCGACAGCCCCCGAAGAAGCCAGCGACCGGATCGAGACCGAAGCCAATCGCGAGGAAGAAACCCAGACCGCGGCTTTGGCCCCGGCACGGTCCTTGCGTCCTCCGTCGAACCGACCGGAACGTCCGACAGAGCGGCCCGCCCAGCCTGCCCAGCGTGACGCTGTCGCAGACGCATTGGCCGAGGCATTGACGGGTGCGCAGACCAGTCCCCAGACCGATGCAACCGAACAGGCGGACATTCCGACCGGTCCTCCGCTGAGTGCGGGAGAGAAAGACGCATTGCGGGTGGCCGTTTCAAGCTGCTGGAATGTGGGGTCCCTGTCCTCGGAGGCGTTGAACACCACGGTCGTTCTTGCCGTGTCTATGAGCCAGCAGGGCAAGCCGGATGTCGGATCCATCCGAATGCTGTCGAGCGAAGGCGGTTCGGCAGCGGCGGCCAAACAGGCCTATGAGGCCGCCCGGCGCGCGGTCATTCGCTGCGGGGCCAAGGGGTACAATTTGCCAGCCGATAAATATGCGCAATGGCGCGACATCGAAATGACATTCAATCCGGAAAGGATGCGGATCAAATGA
- the tolB gene encoding Tol-Pal system beta propeller repeat protein TolB, whose amino-acid sequence MKKILSCLLLGLSLVAPAVQAQTGPLRLEITEGVIEPLPYAVPDFTASGSGGAEIANQLTRVVAADLSGTGLFREVPVDAHISRITDFNAPVRYADWKAINAQALITGSAQVTGNQLTVQFRVYDVFSGAELGNGLQFAGTTAGWRRMAHKVADAVYSRITGEGGYFDSRVVFVSESGPKNERRKRLAIMDYDGANVQYLTDSSAIVLAPRFSPTGDRVLYTSYESGFPQVHVLDVGKVQRRVISSREGVMSFAPRFAPDGRTVVYSETQGGNSDIFTMDINGGSRKQLTSAPSIETAPSFSPDGQQIVFESDRSGTQQLYVMPVGGGEAKRISFGKGRYGTPVWSPRGDLIAFTKQSKGRFHIGVMRVDGSEERLLTASFLDEGPTWSPNGRVIMFARETQGASGRALLYSVDISGRNLRPVRTPDGGSDPAWSPLQK is encoded by the coding sequence ATGAAGAAAATTCTGTCCTGCCTCCTCTTGGGGCTTTCTCTTGTGGCCCCGGCCGTTCAGGCACAGACTGGTCCCTTGCGGCTGGAAATCACCGAAGGCGTGATCGAACCCTTGCCCTATGCGGTCCCTGACTTCACCGCCTCGGGGTCTGGCGGGGCCGAGATCGCCAACCAACTGACACGGGTGGTTGCCGCTGATCTGTCTGGCACCGGATTGTTCCGCGAAGTACCGGTGGATGCACATATCAGCCGGATCACGGATTTCAACGCTCCGGTGCGTTATGCGGATTGGAAAGCGATCAACGCACAGGCGCTGATCACCGGTTCGGCGCAAGTTACAGGCAATCAGCTGACGGTTCAGTTCCGTGTTTATGACGTGTTTTCCGGTGCCGAGTTGGGCAATGGACTGCAGTTTGCTGGCACAACTGCCGGATGGCGCCGGATGGCGCATAAGGTGGCGGATGCTGTTTACAGCCGGATCACCGGCGAGGGCGGCTATTTCGACAGCCGCGTGGTGTTCGTTTCGGAAAGCGGACCCAAGAACGAACGTCGCAAGCGGCTGGCGATCATGGATTACGATGGGGCCAACGTGCAGTATCTGACAGACAGTTCAGCCATCGTGCTGGCACCGCGGTTTTCGCCCACCGGCGATCGGGTTCTTTATACCAGTTACGAAAGCGGCTTTCCCCAGGTGCATGTTCTGGATGTGGGCAAGGTGCAGCGCCGGGTCATTTCTTCGCGCGAGGGCGTCATGAGCTTTGCGCCACGGTTTGCGCCGGATGGGCGCACAGTCGTCTATTCGGAAACTCAGGGCGGCAATTCGGATATCTTCACCATGGATATCAATGGCGGCAGCCGCAAACAGTTGACCAGCGCCCCCTCGATCGAAACCGCACCATCGTTCTCTCCGGACGGGCAGCAGATTGTTTTTGAAAGCGACCGCTCCGGGACACAGCAATTGTATGTCATGCCCGTCGGCGGCGGCGAGGCGAAGCGGATCAGCTTTGGCAAGGGGCGCTATGGCACCCCGGTCTGGTCCCCGCGCGGTGATCTGATTGCCTTTACCAAACAAAGCAAAGGCCGGTTCCACATCGGTGTCATGCGTGTGGACGGCAGCGAAGAGCGCCTGTTGACCGCATCGTTTCTGGACGAAGGTCCAACTTGGTCTCCGAATGGGCGGGTGATCATGTTTGCACGTGAAACTCAGGGTGCCAGCGGGCGGGCCCTGTTGTATTCTGTCGACATCAGCGGGCGAAACCTGCGTCCTGTCCGAACTCCTGACGGAGGGTCAGACCCTGCCTGGTCACCCTTGCAAAAGTGA
- the pal gene encoding peptidoglycan-associated lipoprotein Pal, which produces MKLSTKLMMICAGLALSACTNAAGWNDDDGANAVDLNQPGLVNDITSPAYFQQAIGDRVLFAVDQSTLNAEAQTLLAAQAQWLIDNPSYTATIEGHADEQGTREYNLALGARRANAAREYLVTRGVAGNRVKTLSYGKERPIEICSEESCYSRNRRAVTVLAAGLTG; this is translated from the coding sequence ATGAAACTCTCAACGAAACTGATGATGATTTGTGCCGGACTGGCGCTGTCGGCCTGTACCAATGCGGCGGGCTGGAACGATGATGATGGGGCCAATGCGGTGGATTTGAACCAGCCTGGATTGGTAAACGATATCACCAGCCCGGCCTATTTTCAGCAGGCCATTGGGGACAGGGTGCTGTTTGCCGTGGACCAATCCACTCTGAATGCAGAAGCGCAGACACTGTTGGCCGCGCAGGCACAATGGTTGATCGACAACCCGTCCTATACGGCGACCATCGAAGGACATGCCGATGAGCAGGGTACGCGGGAATACAACCTTGCGCTTGGGGCTCGTCGCGCGAACGCGGCGCGCGAATATCTGGTGACGCGCGGGGTTGCTGGCAATCGGGTCAAGACATTGTCGTACGGCAAGGAACGCCCGATCGAAATTTGCAGCGAAGAAAGCTGTTATTCCCGAAACCGTCGCGCGGTTACGGTTCTGGCTGCCGGTTTGACAGGATAA
- the ybgF gene encoding tol-pal system protein YbgF — translation MRTLALAVIFSVFSAGTAVQAQDQQTLADIRQELTVLHVEIQRLKRELSTTGAPSTNLSGTSVLERVNAIETELQRLTSQTEQLDYRIKRVVADGTNRIGDLEFRLVELEGGDVSTLGETSTLGGVTDAPSGTTVAPPTGGTTGGELAVGEKADFDAARAALENGDYQTAVSGFAAFDQAYPGSPLAATAHLLRGQALDGIGDTREAARAYLASFTRDSTGATAPQALVELGAALGRLGQTEQACVTLGEVRVRFPVSDAVAKADQELTALGCS, via the coding sequence ATGCGCACACTCGCTTTGGCTGTGATTTTTTCGGTTTTTTCTGCCGGGACAGCGGTTCAGGCCCAGGATCAGCAGACACTGGCGGATATCCGCCAGGAGTTGACGGTGCTGCATGTGGAGATTCAGCGGCTCAAGCGGGAATTATCGACCACGGGCGCGCCTTCGACCAATCTGTCCGGCACCAGCGTGCTGGAACGGGTCAATGCCATCGAAACCGAATTGCAGCGCCTGACATCGCAGACCGAACAGTTGGATTATCGGATCAAGCGGGTGGTCGCTGATGGCACCAATCGGATCGGAGATCTGGAATTCCGTCTGGTCGAACTGGAAGGCGGAGACGTCAGCACGTTGGGGGAAACATCAACCCTGGGGGGCGTCACTGACGCACCATCTGGGACGACGGTTGCACCACCGACGGGTGGCACCACAGGCGGCGAACTGGCCGTCGGAGAAAAAGCTGATTTCGACGCGGCCCGTGCGGCCCTGGAAAACGGCGACTACCAGACGGCCGTTTCCGGTTTCGCGGCTTTTGATCAGGCCTATCCCGGCAGCCCGCTGGCGGCCACAGCGCATCTTTTGCGCGGGCAGGCGCTGGACGGTATTGGCGACACCCGCGAAGCGGCCCGCGCCTATCTGGCCAGTTTCACCCGCGATTCAACCGGAGCGACCGCGCCACAGGCTTTGGTCGAATTGGGGGCAGCCTTGGGACGGTTGGGACAAACCGAACAGGCCTGCGTGACTTTGGGGGAAGTGCGGGTCCGGTTCCCGGTGTCCGACGCGGTTGCAAAGGCTGACCAGGAATTGACCGCACTGGGCTGTTCTTGA
- the tilS gene encoding tRNA lysidine(34) synthetase TilS: MFLTIPDADILSAVRAQFKGVLPDQLGVALSGGGDSTALLHILHQCLKPEGTVMFAATVNHGLREGAEAEARQAAVLCDSLGIEHTLLYWRGWDLQGNLQDQARRARYRLLTDWAKSKGIPVLAFGHTADDQAETVLMRMARASGVTGLSGMPVQRTVDGVTVFRPLLGISRKMLRHYLEQHDIGWSEDPSNDDLRFERVRIRKAMEVLEPLGLTAMSISQVAENVSKAREALDWYTFLAARDMTVVTAGSLMLDMRKFRTLPVETARRLLVRTMNWISGADYPPRRTAVGDALEAIRGGQSLTLHGCRVLSRGNHSWICRELQAVRDLAVPAGLKWDGRWHLHGGDVTGCEIRPLGELGLRECKEWREMGLPREVLMVSPALWKGTELVAAPLAGWANGWDAQLDGGHEEFFASLLSH; the protein is encoded by the coding sequence CTGTTCTTGACCATCCCCGACGCCGATATCCTTTCGGCGGTCCGGGCGCAGTTCAAGGGCGTCCTGCCTGACCAGTTGGGCGTGGCGCTGTCGGGTGGCGGCGATTCAACGGCCCTGCTGCACATCCTGCATCAATGTCTGAAACCCGAAGGCACGGTGATGTTTGCCGCGACCGTGAACCATGGTCTGCGCGAAGGTGCCGAAGCCGAAGCCCGCCAGGCGGCGGTTTTATGCGACTCTCTGGGGATCGAACATACGTTGTTGTATTGGCGGGGCTGGGATCTGCAAGGCAACTTGCAGGATCAGGCACGCCGTGCCCGGTATCGGCTGTTGACGGATTGGGCCAAGAGCAAAGGCATCCCGGTTTTGGCATTTGGTCACACTGCGGACGATCAGGCGGAAACGGTTCTGATGCGCATGGCGCGCGCGTCTGGTGTGACGGGTCTGTCTGGGATGCCGGTGCAACGGACCGTGGATGGCGTCACCGTGTTCCGGCCGTTGCTGGGGATCAGCCGAAAGATGCTGCGCCATTATCTGGAGCAACACGACATTGGCTGGTCTGAGGATCCATCGAACGACGATCTGCGATTTGAACGGGTTCGCATTCGCAAGGCGATGGAGGTCCTGGAGCCCCTCGGTCTGACCGCCATGTCGATTTCGCAGGTGGCTGAAAACGTCAGCAAGGCGCGCGAGGCGCTGGATTGGTACACGTTTCTGGCGGCCCGCGACATGACCGTTGTCACCGCAGGCAGCCTCATGCTGGACATGCGCAAGTTTCGGACCCTGCCGGTAGAAACTGCACGGCGTCTGTTGGTGCGAACGATGAACTGGATCAGCGGTGCCGACTACCCGCCACGCCGGACCGCGGTCGGCGATGCGCTCGAAGCGATTCGCGGCGGGCAATCGCTGACGTTGCATGGTTGCCGGGTTTTGAGCCGCGGAAACCACAGTTGGATTTGTCGCGAATTGCAGGCCGTGCGCGATCTCGCGGTGCCGGCGGGCCTGAAATGGGACGGGCGTTGGCACCTGCATGGCGGGGATGTCACAGGGTGCGAAATCCGCCCATTGGGCGAATTAGGGCTCCGAGAATGCAAGGAATGGCGTGAAATGGGCCTTCCACGTGAAGTTTTAATGGTGTCACCGGCCCTGTGGAAAGGCACCGAATTGGTCGCCGCACCCTTGGCTGGATGGGCCAACGGGTGGGATGCGCAACTGGACGGAGGGCACGAAGAGTTCTTTGCATCGCTTTTATCGCATTGA
- the ftsH gene encoding ATP-dependent zinc metalloprotease FtsH gives MGNVRNIAFWVVLFLLILALFNLFSGSGSTLQSREITYSDFVNSVNEGEVTQVTLDGEQIRFRGSDGQDYVTIKPGDAEVTDLLIGKSIPIRAEKQQQSGFQSFLVTLLPFLLLIGVWVYFMNRMQGGGKGGAMGFGKSKAKMLTEKHGRVTFDDVAGIDEAKEELEEIVEFLRNPQKFSRLGGKIPKGALLVGPPGTGKTLLARAIAGEAGVPFFTISGSDFVEMFVGVGASRVRDMFEQAKKNAPCIVFIDEIDAVGRHRGAGYGGGNDEREQTLNQLLVEMDGFEANEGVIILAATNRKDVLDPALLRPGRFDRNVTVGNPDIKGREKILGVHARKTPLGPDVDLRIIARGTPGFSGADLANLVNEAALMAARVGRRFVTMEDFEQAKDKVMMGAERRSMVLTQDQKEKTAYHEAGHAVVGLKLPECDPVYKATIIPRGGALGMVVSLPEMDRLNYQKAECEQKLAMTMAGKAAEIIKYGEENVSNGPAGDIMQASQLARAMVMRWGMSDKVGNIDYAEAHDGYSGNTAGFSVSAHTKEMIEEEVKGFIQNGYDRAFKILTDHHDEWERLAEGLLEYETLTGDEIKRVMKGEPPHESDDEDGSDEGSAPSVTAIPKTKPKKSPPEGGMEPEPTA, from the coding sequence TTGGGCAACGTACGAAATATCGCCTTCTGGGTTGTGTTGTTTCTGTTGATCCTTGCCTTGTTCAACCTGTTCAGCGGGTCGGGCAGCACATTGCAGAGCCGCGAAATCACATACTCGGATTTTGTGAACTCGGTGAATGAAGGCGAAGTGACGCAGGTGACGCTGGACGGCGAACAGATCCGGTTCCGCGGATCCGATGGTCAGGACTATGTCACGATCAAACCGGGAGACGCCGAAGTCACCGATCTGTTGATCGGAAAGAGCATTCCGATCCGCGCAGAAAAACAGCAGCAATCGGGGTTCCAGTCCTTCCTGGTCACCTTGTTGCCCTTCCTTCTGTTGATCGGTGTCTGGGTCTACTTCATGAACCGGATGCAAGGCGGCGGCAAAGGCGGTGCCATGGGCTTTGGTAAATCCAAGGCCAAGATGCTGACCGAAAAACATGGCCGCGTCACCTTTGACGATGTTGCCGGTATCGATGAAGCCAAGGAAGAGCTGGAAGAGATCGTAGAATTCTTGCGCAACCCGCAGAAATTCAGCCGCCTGGGCGGCAAGATCCCCAAGGGCGCATTGCTGGTTGGTCCTCCGGGTACGGGTAAGACGCTGCTGGCCCGCGCCATTGCAGGCGAGGCGGGTGTGCCGTTCTTCACCATTTCAGGGTCTGACTTTGTCGAAATGTTCGTGGGTGTCGGCGCGTCTCGTGTGCGCGACATGTTCGAACAGGCGAAAAAGAACGCGCCCTGCATCGTCTTCATCGACGAAATCGATGCCGTGGGTCGTCATCGTGGTGCCGGTTATGGCGGTGGCAACGACGAACGCGAACAGACGCTGAACCAGCTGTTGGTCGAAATGGACGGTTTTGAGGCCAACGAAGGCGTCATCATCCTGGCCGCGACCAACCGCAAGGACGTGCTTGACCCTGCGCTGCTGCGTCCGGGCCGGTTCGACCGCAACGTCACCGTTGGCAACCCCGACATCAAGGGCCGCGAAAAGATTTTGGGCGTGCATGCGCGCAAGACCCCGCTGGGCCCTGACGTCGATCTGCGCATCATCGCGCGTGGTACGCCGGGTTTCTCTGGTGCCGATCTGGCCAACCTGGTGAACGAAGCCGCTCTGATGGCTGCCCGCGTCGGTCGCCGCTTTGTCACTATGGAAGACTTTGAGCAGGCCAAGGACAAGGTGATGATGGGGGCCGAACGCCGGTCCATGGTGCTGACACAGGACCAAAAGGAAAAAACCGCCTATCACGAAGCCGGTCATGCGGTTGTTGGTCTGAAGTTGCCGGAATGCGATCCGGTCTACAAGGCGACGATCATTCCACGCGGCGGTGCCCTGGGGATGGTGGTCAGCCTGCCAGAGATGGACCGTCTAAACTATCAAAAGGCCGAATGTGAACAGAAACTGGCCATGACCATGGCGGGCAAGGCGGCGGAAATCATCAAATATGGTGAAGAAAACGTCTCGAACGGCCCTGCCGGTGACATCATGCAGGCCAGCCAACTGGCGCGGGCCATGGTGATGCGTTGGGGCATGTCGGACAAGGTCGGAAACATCGACTATGCCGAAGCGCACGATGGATACAGCGGCAATACTGCCGGTTTCTCCGTCTCGGCCCACACCAAGGAAATGATCGAGGAAGAGGTCAAGGGATTTATCCAGAATGGATATGACCGTGCCTTTAAGATCCTGACCGATCATCACGACGAATGGGAACGACTGGCCGAGGGCCTGTTGGAATATGAAACCCTGACCGGTGATGAAATCAAACGGGTGATGAAGGGTGAACCGCCTCACGAAAGTGACGATGAGGATGGGTCGGACGAGGGAAGCGCACCATCGGTGACGGCAATCCCGAAAACCAAACCCAAGAAATCTCCACCCGAAGGCGGGATGGAACCAGAACCCACGGCCTAA
- a CDS encoding MOSC domain-containing protein, with product MPTLIETEYTGEIVWLGHVAQGESLRSVPRDSLTLGFDGVAREQHEGLTAPSCVRVRNLHPEGTKIANVRQLSILSQEELDVIAAEMEMETLDPSYLGATMVVRGIPDFTHIPPSSRLQGPDGCTLVADMENRPCIFPGREVEADSPGHGPKFKPAATGRRGITAWVQRPGALKRGDKIRLFVPDQRAWAP from the coding sequence ATGCCCACATTGATCGAAACCGAATACACCGGTGAAATTGTCTGGCTGGGCCACGTGGCGCAGGGGGAAAGCCTTCGCTCCGTGCCGCGCGACAGTCTGACGTTGGGCTTTGACGGCGTCGCGCGCGAACAGCACGAGGGCTTGACAGCACCGTCCTGTGTGCGGGTGCGAAACCTGCACCCCGAAGGCACCAAAATTGCCAATGTTCGGCAATTGTCGATTCTGTCCCAGGAGGAATTGGACGTCATTGCCGCCGAGATGGAGATGGAAACATTGGACCCGTCGTATTTGGGGGCCACAATGGTGGTGCGCGGAATTCCCGATTTCACCCATATTCCGCCGTCCTCACGTTTGCAGGGCCCGGATGGCTGTACGCTGGTGGCGGATATGGAAAACCGTCCCTGCATCTTTCCAGGCCGCGAAGTTGAGGCCGACTCGCCCGGGCATGGACCAAAATTCAAACCCGCAGCGACGGGTCGGCGAGGAATCACCGCCTGGGTACAACGTCCCGGGGCGTTGAAACGGGGGGACAAGATCCGGCTTTTTGTTCCGGACCAACGCGCCTGGGCCCCCTGA